From the genome of Cynocephalus volans isolate mCynVol1 chromosome 14, mCynVol1.pri, whole genome shotgun sequence, one region includes:
- the LOC134362515 gene encoding mitochondrial import receptor subunit TOM40 homolog encodes MQKVIISTATVRILRTLQTGQKPAPAAAAEAAAGAVARAHGVGAGSGRRSLRQRPRGHAGRQLPPARPPPPAPPCFPLPPIGGGLGAGPSAGPGSEGTPGAAAAGACGCLPNPGTSEERHRQCKELLPIQMEGITLTVDKGLRNHFQVNHTVALSTIGESNYFGVTYMGTKQLIPTEAFPVLVGDMDNSGSLSAQVLHQLDPGLWSKMAIQTQQSKLVNWQVDGEYLGSEFTAAVTLGNPDVLVAHYLLSITPRLALGGKLVYHRQPKEEGTILSLAEKYPLNNWLATVTLGQADMHTTYYHKASDQLQGGVELEASTRMQDTSVSFGYQLDLPKANLLFKGSVDSNWIMGATLEKKLPPLPLTLALGAFLNHCKNNFQCGFGLTIR; translated from the coding sequence AACCAgctccggcggcggcggcggaggcggcggcgggtGCGGTCGCGCGTGCGCACGGGGTGGGAGCGGGGTCGGGCCGGCGCAGCCTCCGCCAGAGACCCCGGGGACATGCTGGCCGCCAGCTGCCTCCCGCAAGaccgccgccgcccgcgccgccgTGCTTCCCGCTGCCACCGATCGGAGGTGGCCTAGGCGCCGGGCCCAGCGCGGGTCCAGGTTCGGAAGGGACTCCCGGGGCTGCCGCCGCCGGCGCCTGCGGCTGCCTGCCCAACCCGGGCACGTCGGAGGAGCGCCACCGGCAGTGCAAAGAGCTGCTTCCCATTCAGATGGAGGGTATCACACTCACAGTCGACAAAGGGCTGAGGAACCATTTCCAGGTAAACCACACAGTCGCCCTCAGCACAATCGGGGAGTCCAACTACTTTGGGGTCACGTACATGGGGACAAAGCAGCTGATTCCCACAGAGGCATTCCCCGTGCTGGTGGGTGACATGGACAACAGTGGCAGCCTCAGTGCTCAGGTCCTTCACCAGCTGGACCCCGGCCTCTGGTCCAAGATGGCCATTCAGACCCAGCAGTCGAAGTTGGTGAACTGGCAGGTGGATGGGGAGTACCTGGGTTCTGAATTCACAGCAGCTGTCACCCTGGGGAACCCAGATGTCCTGGTGGCTCACTACCTCCTGAGCATCACGCCACGTCTGGCCCTGGGCGGGAAGCTGGTCTATCACCGGCAGCCCAAGGAGGAGGGTACCATCTTGTCTCTAGCTGAGaaatacccattaaacaactggTTGGCAACTGTAACATTGGGCCAGGCAGACATGCACACGACATATTACCACAAAGCCAGTGACCAGCTGCAAGGAGGCGTGGAGTTGGAGGCCAGCACAAGGATGCAGGACACCAGTGTCTCTTTTGGGTATCAGCTGGACCTGCCCAAGGCCAACCTCCTCTTCAAAGGCTCTGTGGATAGCAACTGGATCATGGGTGCCACACTGGAGAAGAagctcccacccctgcccctcacaCTGGCTCTCGGGGCCTTCCTGAATCACTGCAAAAACAATTTCCAGTGCGGCTTTGGCCTCACCATCCGCTGA